One genomic segment of Pseudonocardia sp. T1-2H includes these proteins:
- the xerD gene encoding site-specific tyrosine recombinase XerD produces the protein MACVGADGVDGCVDAFLAHLAVERGSSVNTLRSYTTDLQRYRDHLRARGIAELAAVRERDVSDFVVALRSGETPLAASSAARALAAVRGLHRFAARDGLVPVDVAHAVSPPALPKRLPKALTIDQVDQLLAGCPGEGPVPLRDRALLELLYSTGARISEAVGIDLDDLDVTSRTVLLRGKGGKQRIVPVGRPALEAVDAYRVRSRPDLAARGRGTPALLLNARGARLSRQSAWHTLRSAAEVSGLGTDVSPHTLRHCFATHLLAGGADVRVVQELLGHASVTTTQVYTHVTVDALREVYATAHPRARAR, from the coding sequence ATGGCCTGCGTGGGTGCCGACGGGGTGGACGGATGCGTGGACGCCTTCCTGGCGCATCTGGCCGTCGAGCGGGGAAGCTCGGTGAACACGCTGCGCTCCTACACCACCGACCTGCAGCGCTACCGCGACCACCTGCGCGCGCGGGGGATCGCCGAGCTCGCGGCGGTCCGCGAGCGGGACGTCAGCGACTTCGTCGTGGCGCTGCGCAGCGGGGAGACGCCGCTCGCGGCGTCCTCCGCGGCCCGGGCGCTCGCCGCGGTCCGGGGCCTGCACCGGTTCGCCGCCCGGGACGGGCTCGTGCCCGTCGACGTGGCGCACGCGGTCTCGCCGCCGGCGTTGCCCAAGCGGCTGCCGAAGGCGCTGACGATCGACCAGGTCGACCAGCTCCTCGCCGGCTGCCCGGGCGAGGGACCGGTCCCGTTGCGGGACCGGGCACTGCTCGAGCTCCTCTACTCCACCGGGGCGCGGATCTCCGAGGCCGTCGGCATCGATCTCGACGACCTGGACGTGACCAGCCGGACGGTGCTGCTGCGCGGCAAGGGTGGCAAGCAGCGGATCGTGCCGGTCGGACGGCCCGCACTGGAGGCCGTCGACGCCTACCGGGTCCGGTCCCGACCGGACCTCGCCGCGCGGGGCCGCGGCACCCCGGCCCTGCTGCTGAACGCCCGCGGCGCCCGGCTGTCCCGGCAGAGCGCCTGGCACACGTTGCGCTCCGCGGCCGAGGTCTCCGGGCTGGGCACGGACGTCTCCCCGCACACGCTGCGGCACTGCTTCGCGACGCACCTGCTGGCCGGCGGCGCCGACGTCCGGGTGGTGCAGGAGCTGCTCGGGCACGCCTCCGTCACGACGACGCAGGTGTACACGCACGTCACCGTCGACGCGCTGCGCGAGGTCTACGCGACGGCACATCCGCGGGCCCGCGCCCGCTGA
- a CDS encoding NUDIX hydrolase, giving the protein MALRADHVVMPGGRVATREIVEHAGAVAIAALDEDDRLMMIYQYRHAVRRRLWELPAGLLDQADEDPVEAAARELREEAGLEASDWSVLLDVVPSPGFSDESVRAFLARGLTEVQRPELGDDEEADLELRWMPLDDAVAMVLSGEIVNGVTVASILAIRVIEDGHGTTRKPDAEWPDRPTRFAARKEQ; this is encoded by the coding sequence ATGGCGCTGCGGGCGGATCACGTCGTCATGCCCGGGGGCCGGGTCGCGACGCGGGAGATCGTGGAGCACGCCGGCGCCGTCGCGATCGCGGCGCTCGACGAGGACGACCGGCTGATGATGATCTACCAGTACCGCCATGCGGTGCGTCGCCGGCTCTGGGAGCTCCCGGCCGGCCTGCTGGACCAGGCGGACGAGGACCCGGTCGAGGCCGCCGCGCGCGAGCTCAGGGAGGAGGCCGGCCTCGAGGCGTCGGACTGGTCCGTGCTGCTCGACGTCGTGCCGTCGCCCGGGTTCTCCGACGAGTCCGTACGGGCGTTCCTGGCCCGCGGGCTCACCGAGGTGCAGCGCCCGGAGCTGGGCGACGACGAGGAGGCGGACCTCGAGCTGCGCTGGATGCCGCTCGACGACGCCGTGGCGATGGTGCTGTCCGGGGAGATCGTCAACGGGGTGACGGTGGCGTCGATCCTGGCGATCCGGGTGATCGAGGACGGCCACGGGACGACCCGGAAACCGGACGCGGAGTGGCCGGACCGCCCCACCCGCTTCGCGGCCCGCAAGGAGCAGTGA
- a CDS encoding LLM class F420-dependent oxidoreductase → MQFGLFVPQGWRHDLVGIDPAEQWGVMKGLAQHADAGPWESIWVYDHFHTVPVPTDQATHEAWSLMSAFGAVTERVRLGQMCTCMAYRNPAYMAKVAATADVISGGRIEMGIGAGWYEHEWRAYGYGFPSAGTRLGMLDEGVQIFKQAWEKGTATLHGKHYQVDGAIVQPQPLQEGGIPLWIAGGGEKVTLKIAAKYARYTNFAGTPGTFTAKSEILAEHCREVGTDFDAIVRSANYNVAIGRTQAEADERLEQLKARLVPYVGEEKAETQLASIRGLPAHGTPEQIVEKLSDLKNRGMTYGIFYFPEAAYDRSGIELFEREVIPALR, encoded by the coding sequence ATGCAATTCGGACTCTTCGTGCCCCAGGGCTGGCGGCACGACCTCGTCGGCATCGACCCCGCGGAGCAGTGGGGCGTGATGAAGGGGCTTGCGCAGCACGCGGACGCGGGCCCGTGGGAGTCGATCTGGGTCTACGACCACTTCCACACGGTGCCCGTCCCCACGGACCAGGCGACGCACGAGGCGTGGTCGCTGATGTCCGCGTTCGGGGCGGTCACGGAGCGGGTCCGGCTCGGCCAGATGTGCACCTGCATGGCCTACCGGAACCCGGCGTACATGGCGAAGGTCGCCGCCACCGCGGACGTCATCTCCGGCGGCCGCATCGAGATGGGCATCGGCGCAGGGTGGTACGAGCACGAGTGGCGGGCCTACGGCTACGGCTTCCCGTCCGCCGGCACCCGCCTCGGCATGCTCGACGAGGGCGTGCAGATCTTCAAGCAGGCGTGGGAGAAGGGCACGGCCACCCTGCACGGCAAGCACTACCAGGTCGACGGCGCGATCGTGCAGCCGCAGCCGCTGCAGGAGGGCGGGATCCCGCTGTGGATCGCGGGCGGCGGGGAGAAGGTGACGCTGAAGATCGCGGCGAAGTACGCGCGGTACACCAACTTCGCCGGGACGCCGGGCACGTTCACCGCCAAGTCCGAGATCCTCGCCGAGCACTGCCGCGAGGTGGGGACGGACTTCGACGCCATCGTCCGCTCGGCCAACTACAACGTCGCGATCGGCCGCACCCAGGCCGAGGCCGACGAGCGGCTGGAGCAGCTCAAGGCCCGCCTCGTGCCGTACGTCGGCGAGGAGAAGGCCGAGACCCAGCTCGCGTCCATCCGCGGGCTGCCGGCCCACGGGACGCCGGAGCAGATCGTCGAGAAGCTGTCGGACCTCAAGAACCGCGGGATGACCTACGGGATCTTCTACTTCCCGGAGGCCGCCTACGACCGCTCCGGGATCGAGCTCTTCGAGCGCGAGGTCATCCCGGCCCTCCGGTGA
- a CDS encoding DUF4097 family beta strand repeat-containing protein, which yields MRVRRPLLILAAGLLAGGCSVQGVSIGPAAVEQTGGDVLTATTTNSHDGPVSRVEILSDAGDVDLHAGATAGARVDRTARWTGPEPEVTEALDGDVLRITVHCPSPAETCSVGVAVEVPAATATRVQLGAGNIAVKGLTGAHSLSTAAGSVSGTGLGAEKTSAHAAAGDVDLTFSGVPSQVEAESTAGNVTVLVPVGPVYRVDAGTTVGRVDVRVADDPGADAVITARSTTGDVTVAHS from the coding sequence ATGCGCGTTCGTCGGCCCCTTCTGATCCTCGCCGCCGGGCTGCTGGCGGGTGGCTGCTCCGTCCAGGGCGTCTCGATCGGCCCGGCGGCCGTCGAGCAGACCGGCGGCGACGTGCTCACGGCGACGACCACGAACTCCCACGACGGCCCGGTCTCCCGCGTCGAGATCCTCTCCGATGCCGGCGACGTCGACCTCCACGCCGGCGCCACCGCGGGCGCGAGGGTCGACCGCACCGCCCGCTGGACCGGCCCCGAGCCGGAGGTCACCGAGGCCCTCGACGGCGACGTGTTGCGGATCACAGTGCACTGCCCGAGCCCGGCGGAGACCTGCTCGGTGGGCGTGGCAGTCGAGGTGCCGGCCGCCACCGCCACCCGCGTGCAGCTCGGGGCCGGGAACATCGCCGTCAAGGGCCTGACCGGCGCCCACTCGCTCTCGACCGCGGCCGGCTCGGTCTCGGGCACCGGGCTCGGGGCGGAGAAGACGTCCGCGCACGCCGCCGCAGGCGACGTCGACCTGACCTTCTCCGGCGTTCCGTCCCAGGTGGAGGCCGAGTCGACGGCCGGGAACGTGACGGTCCTGGTGCCGGTCGGGCCCGTCTACCGGGTCGACGCGGGGACGACCGTCGGGCGCGTCGACGTCCGGGTCGCGGACGATCCGGGGGCCGACGCGGTCATCACGGCCCGCTCCACGACCGGGGACGTCACCGTCGCCCACTCCTGA